A genomic region of Micromonospora sp. NBC_01796 contains the following coding sequences:
- a CDS encoding DUF998 domain-containing protein, with protein sequence MRPVPWWALLSAIGAPFFLIGGWTAGAARQPDHYDPVFDTISVLAGPGATDPWIMQLGLAAAGACYLVTAIGLVLAGVLGRALLALGGIATGLVALFPQPENGGSDEHAFVAGTAFVALALWPLASTVALRDRFWPTWADPTAPRPWAVRRPAAIIASLVPIGLCAWFGVEMFSRGPWIGLTERFAAGAESIWPMVVAISARLAPSALPAAGTDSATEPSPVE encoded by the coding sequence ATGCGACCCGTGCCGTGGTGGGCCCTACTCTCCGCCATCGGTGCCCCGTTCTTCCTGATCGGCGGCTGGACCGCCGGGGCGGCTCGTCAACCCGACCATTACGACCCGGTCTTCGACACCATCAGCGTGCTCGCCGGGCCCGGTGCGACCGACCCGTGGATCATGCAGCTCGGTTTGGCCGCCGCCGGGGCCTGCTACCTGGTCACCGCGATCGGGTTGGTGCTGGCCGGGGTGCTGGGCCGGGCCCTGCTCGCCCTCGGCGGGATCGCCACCGGCCTGGTGGCACTGTTTCCGCAACCGGAGAACGGCGGTTCGGACGAGCACGCGTTTGTCGCCGGGACCGCCTTCGTCGCGCTCGCCCTCTGGCCGCTGGCATCCACGGTGGCACTGCGGGACCGGTTCTGGCCGACCTGGGCCGACCCGACCGCGCCCCGCCCCTGGGCGGTACGCCGACCCGCCGCGATCATCGCGAGCCTGGTCCCGATCGGGCTCTGTGCCTGGTTCGGCGTCGAGATGTTCAGTCGTGGCCCGTGGATCGGGCTGACCGAGCGGTTCGCCGCCGGGGCCGAGTCGATCTGGCCGATGGTGGTGGCGATCAGCGCCCGCCTGGCCCCGTCCGCGCTGCCGGCCGCCGGGACCGACTCGGCGACCGAACC
- a CDS encoding urease accessory protein UreD has product MRAVARIVAVADGSRGTRLTELRGEAPLLVRRTGPDGDPGEVQVHLVGGAAGPLGGDRLRIEIEVGAGALLCVRTVAASLALPGAGGGQSLLEVVARVAAGGRLRWLPEPLIGAARCDHLSRSVLELAEGAALVWREELVCGRHGEPVGDVRISTTVRYAGRTLLRNELAVGPRAPGWAGPAGLGGARVTGTLLRVDPTWTGSGLPEAAPLGAYAARLPLAGGPAVLVNATGPDLATVRGAMRGDPELATASPEPAGIVGC; this is encoded by the coding sequence ATGCGGGCGGTCGCCCGGATCGTGGCGGTGGCGGACGGCTCGCGGGGAACGAGGCTGACCGAGCTGCGCGGGGAGGCTCCGCTGCTGGTGCGGCGTACCGGACCCGATGGCGACCCCGGCGAGGTGCAGGTGCACCTGGTCGGGGGCGCGGCCGGACCGCTCGGCGGGGACCGGCTACGGATCGAGATCGAGGTGGGCGCGGGCGCGCTGCTGTGCGTACGGACCGTGGCGGCGTCGTTGGCGCTGCCGGGGGCGGGCGGTGGGCAGTCCCTGCTGGAGGTGGTGGCACGGGTGGCGGCGGGAGGTCGGCTGCGGTGGCTGCCCGAGCCGCTGATCGGGGCCGCGCGCTGTGATCACCTCTCCCGCTCGGTGCTGGAGCTGGCGGAGGGCGCCGCCCTGGTCTGGCGCGAGGAGCTGGTCTGCGGGCGGCACGGCGAGCCGGTCGGTGACGTACGGATCAGCACGACCGTGCGCTACGCCGGCCGTACGCTGCTGCGCAACGAACTGGCGGTGGGGCCGAGGGCGCCGGGCTGGGCGGGTCCGGCGGGGCTCGGCGGTGCACGGGTCACCGGAACACTCCTGCGGGTCGACCCGACCTGGACCGGGAGCGGGCTGCCGGAGGCGGCACCGCTGGGAGCGTACGCCGCCCGGCTGCCACTGGCCGGCGGACCGGCCGTACTTGTCAACGCGACCGGCCCAGACCTCGCCACGGTCCGGGGCGCCATGCGTGGTGACCCCGAGTTGGCCACCGCGAGCCCCGAGCCAGCCGGGATCGTCGGCTGCTGA
- a CDS encoding DMT family transporter — protein sequence MIWILLGAAILSEVSATIALRISEGFSKLVPSVIVVIGYIIAFVLLAEVLKRGMPVGVAYGVWSAIGVALVAVIGAAFLGDSLTWIQVGGLVLVIAGVAALELGARH from the coding sequence ATGATCTGGATCCTGTTGGGTGCCGCGATTCTCAGCGAGGTGAGCGCGACCATCGCGCTGCGGATCTCCGAGGGGTTCTCGAAGCTGGTTCCGTCGGTGATCGTCGTGATCGGCTACATCATCGCCTTCGTACTCCTCGCCGAGGTGCTGAAGCGGGGGATGCCGGTCGGTGTCGCGTACGGGGTCTGGTCGGCCATCGGGGTGGCCCTGGTCGCGGTGATCGGTGCCGCGTTCCTGGGTGACAGCCTCACCTGGATCCAGGTCGGTGGGCTGGTGCTGGTGATCGCCGGAGTGGCCGCCCTGGAGTTGGGCGCGCGTCACTGA